In the genome of Cutibacterium equinum, one region contains:
- a CDS encoding FAS1-like dehydratase domain-containing protein: MPISPDDVGRTYPTTEPYLVTAEKIRELATALGDTAPAYRGDDPIAPPTFAMVLASRAWEALFDDEQLGLELEHMIHTDQSFNWIRPLHKGDEVTSTLKITSVRTRGNTDIIGIDVSLDHVNGEHLGNATSTLWHTRPEATA, encoded by the coding sequence ATGCCGATCAGTCCTGATGACGTCGGGCGTACGTATCCGACGACAGAGCCCTACCTTGTTACTGCAGAGAAGATTCGGGAGCTTGCCACTGCTCTGGGTGACACTGCTCCGGCCTACCGGGGCGACGACCCCATTGCCCCGCCCACATTCGCCATGGTTCTGGCGTCCCGGGCGTGGGAGGCCTTGTTCGATGACGAGCAGCTTGGTCTCGAGCTGGAGCACATGATCCACACCGATCAGTCCTTCAACTGGATTCGCCCGCTCCACAAGGGAGACGAGGTGACATCCACCCTCAAGATCACCTCAGTTCGTACTCGAGGCAACACAGACATCATCGGTATTGACGTCTCCTTGGATCATGTCAATGGCGAGCACCTGGGCAACGCCACCTCTACCCTGTGGCACACCCGCCCGGAGGCCACTGCATGA
- the rpmG gene encoding 50S ribosomal protein L33: MAKKSGDVRPKITLACTECKERNYITKKNRRNNPDRMELAKFCPRCHKHTAHRETR, from the coding sequence ATGGCCAAGAAGTCCGGCGACGTTCGCCCGAAGATCACGCTCGCCTGCACCGAGTGCAAGGAGCGCAACTACATAACCAAGAAGAATCGCCGCAACAATCCTGATCGCATGGAGCTGGCGAAGTTCTGCCCGCGTTGTCACAAGCACACCGCCCATCGCGAGACCCGCTGA